The proteins below come from a single Arthrobacter caoxuetaonis genomic window:
- a CDS encoding AAA family ATPase, giving the protein MNISDPSASKQPIVGLIELPALAETLTRCGVKVVTGPDFRSAAKAIRTELTTSGAFPMVVADIPAPGLRAWIERVQETAEMQGAPIAVTVLRNAGNPVLVSANVSDISEPFTVNQLLGSLKLQGLDGPAGNTLYPESAGSPAPGLAMPEFDDLLGDDEFAAPILTPETVTKSEFDDWDAPEKPVSPISSVNAEPAAPISDDWDSFAPALAPLPAPADVLGWDEPAPSPAAPAAPVDDWDTPAAPVPAPAPRMEPADDWDTPTPAAPVPAQPLSRREARALAASPATDDWDTPTPAPVQPAYRAPEPAAYAAPAPPAAYQPAPASYQAPVPAPVQPAWEQELSPIEAAPVPAARPGALAVPAGREVSDAWAAERRPVHDLSRVEDSSAIFDDFEASKLAGTGRSAAGLASFVINFSGKGGVGKSTTSLQMAHVAAAAGLRVILIDGNSGQGDLRTYLRLNRTSLPTIYDAAIKNIRSAVLTPDVINQNREDILGHVNFAFIAAPPDDINDPSVVTNQLYADVIAFARRNADLVIMDTQIIETSDRTGVVSQILLPALVHDAWGLGVTDMSNTGVNNLNGRLRTFIKNGVPQDRLMVMVNKVDPEQEPVAATMPRYFSSSGYYLGTIATDLDVQQDMNAGRINIGSQDLRTLMSKALLRITGNEAFRADAEYTPEAAAPRGFFAKVFGKK; this is encoded by the coding sequence GTGAACATATCTGATCCTTCAGCATCAAAACAGCCCATCGTCGGCCTGATTGAGCTGCCCGCCCTTGCCGAGACCCTCACGCGGTGCGGGGTAAAGGTCGTGACAGGCCCCGACTTCCGAAGCGCTGCCAAGGCCATCCGAACTGAGCTGACCACCTCCGGGGCTTTCCCGATGGTTGTGGCAGACATTCCAGCTCCCGGCCTCCGCGCCTGGATTGAACGCGTCCAGGAGACGGCCGAAATGCAGGGCGCCCCGATCGCCGTGACGGTCCTGCGCAATGCCGGGAACCCGGTGCTCGTGTCCGCCAATGTCTCTGACATCAGTGAACCGTTTACCGTGAACCAGCTGCTCGGCTCGCTCAAACTTCAGGGACTCGACGGCCCGGCCGGCAACACCCTGTACCCGGAATCTGCTGGATCCCCGGCACCCGGCCTTGCCATGCCCGAGTTCGATGACCTTCTCGGTGATGACGAATTCGCTGCTCCTATTCTTACACCGGAAACTGTTACCAAATCCGAGTTTGACGATTGGGACGCTCCGGAAAAGCCCGTCTCACCAATTTCCTCGGTAAATGCTGAACCTGCCGCACCAATCTCGGACGACTGGGACAGTTTTGCCCCCGCACTGGCACCCCTTCCGGCGCCTGCCGACGTCCTCGGCTGGGACGAGCCCGCACCCTCTCCGGCAGCTCCTGCAGCTCCGGTCGATGACTGGGACACCCCGGCCGCGCCGGTACCGGCACCGGCGCCCCGCATGGAGCCGGCCGATGACTGGGACACACCGACACCGGCGGCCCCGGTTCCTGCCCAGCCCCTCTCCAGGCGTGAAGCACGGGCCCTGGCAGCCTCTCCTGCCACCGATGACTGGGATACACCAACCCCGGCGCCGGTCCAGCCTGCCTACCGGGCACCTGAACCGGCCGCGTATGCAGCACCGGCCCCGCCAGCCGCCTACCAGCCCGCACCGGCCAGCTACCAGGCACCCGTTCCGGCGCCCGTCCAGCCCGCGTGGGAGCAGGAACTCTCACCCATCGAGGCGGCACCTGTGCCCGCGGCCCGCCCGGGAGCACTGGCAGTTCCTGCCGGACGGGAAGTCAGCGACGCCTGGGCAGCCGAGCGCCGCCCCGTGCATGACCTGAGCCGTGTCGAGGACTCCTCGGCCATCTTCGACGACTTCGAAGCCTCCAAGCTGGCCGGCACCGGCCGCTCCGCCGCAGGGCTCGCCTCCTTCGTCATCAACTTCTCCGGCAAGGGCGGTGTCGGCAAGTCCACCACGTCCCTGCAGATGGCCCACGTGGCCGCCGCGGCAGGCCTGCGCGTCATCCTCATCGACGGGAACTCGGGCCAGGGCGACCTGCGCACCTACCTCCGCCTGAACCGGACGTCCCTGCCGACCATCTACGACGCAGCGATCAAGAACATCCGCTCCGCCGTGCTGACCCCGGACGTCATCAACCAGAACCGTGAAGACATCCTCGGGCACGTGAACTTCGCGTTCATCGCCGCACCGCCGGATGACATCAACGACCCCTCCGTCGTGACGAACCAGCTCTACGCCGACGTGATCGCCTTCGCCCGCCGCAACGCGGACCTGGTCATCATGGACACCCAGATCATCGAGACCAGCGACCGGACCGGAGTGGTCAGCCAGATCCTCCTGCCGGCCCTCGTCCACGACGCGTGGGGCCTGGGCGTGACCGACATGTCCAACACGGGCGTGAACAACCTCAACGGGCGCCTGCGCACCTTCATCAAGAACGGTGTCCCGCAGGACCGGCTGATGGTCATGGTCAACAAGGTAGATCCCGAGCAGGAACCCGTTGCGGCGACCATGCCGCGCTACTTCTCCAGCTCCGGCTACTACCTCGGCACGATCGCCACGGATCTGGACGTCCAGCAGGACATGAATGCCGGGCGCATCAACATCGGCAGCCAGGACCTGCGGACCCTCATGAGCAAGGCCCTGCTGCGGATCACTGGAAACGAAGCCTTCCGGGCGGACGCCGAATACACGCCGGAAGCGGCAGCCCCGCGCGGGTTCTTCGCCAAGGTCTTTGGCAAAAAGTAG
- a CDS encoding J domain-containing protein has product MNSYEVLGVGPDASHKEIKKAYRALARRTHPDTGGDAMKPLFLAVTSAWESISDPEKRAAYDSANGLAPTGPPPQPRQPPRPDPGEAPRHPRPEPTPEPDFEDFWPASPPPPDPAAQPGARRAPAPEPSWHEIFAGSVQRTRRDKLPWIIGVLFAAWASLLVFLGFRELILSGPEGVLPRASGVLSYAACWAAGTWLSCRRVRSGIDIGWGPLTAAAVGAFAVWVLNRAYLGQGIAAVLSGLALSLTASAWLRRRANLKSAGLVPGGGRTTSFANPSESADEASARARTRAALAEVLNAPGTRLLENAPVRGRAVPMILINGSRVAVIDARLLPDWIHEDLTGDLAVDGEKVIPNIDTSIAGDVSAVRAHVRSVRGWLIIHPSDRGSAELKPVRGVEVRASSPGAALEEIGSWLAGTRSPGVLDPDLAYRVMRGSLPALR; this is encoded by the coding sequence GTGAACAGCTATGAAGTCCTTGGCGTCGGGCCCGACGCCAGCCACAAGGAAATCAAGAAGGCCTACCGCGCCCTGGCACGACGCACCCATCCCGATACGGGCGGGGATGCGATGAAGCCGCTCTTCCTGGCAGTTACCAGCGCCTGGGAATCCATTTCCGACCCTGAGAAGCGCGCTGCCTACGACAGCGCCAACGGACTCGCTCCCACAGGACCTCCGCCGCAGCCACGGCAGCCGCCCCGTCCGGATCCCGGTGAAGCACCGCGCCATCCGCGGCCCGAGCCTACCCCGGAACCGGACTTTGAAGACTTCTGGCCAGCCTCACCTCCTCCTCCCGACCCTGCCGCACAGCCCGGAGCCCGCAGGGCGCCGGCTCCCGAACCTTCCTGGCATGAAATCTTCGCCGGGTCCGTCCAGCGAACCCGCCGGGACAAACTCCCCTGGATCATCGGAGTGCTCTTCGCTGCGTGGGCCTCACTGCTGGTCTTCCTGGGCTTCAGGGAACTGATCCTCTCCGGGCCTGAAGGGGTACTTCCGCGTGCCTCCGGGGTCCTTTCGTACGCCGCCTGCTGGGCGGCCGGCACCTGGCTCTCCTGCAGGAGGGTGCGCAGCGGCATCGACATCGGATGGGGTCCGCTCACGGCCGCTGCCGTCGGGGCCTTCGCCGTGTGGGTGCTCAACCGCGCCTATCTCGGGCAGGGAATCGCCGCGGTCCTCTCCGGTCTCGCCCTGAGCCTGACGGCTTCGGCATGGCTGCGGCGGCGCGCAAACCTGAAGAGTGCCGGGCTGGTCCCGGGCGGAGGAAGGACGACATCGTTCGCCAACCCGTCCGAAAGCGCCGACGAGGCATCAGCCCGTGCCAGGACGCGGGCCGCCCTTGCGGAGGTCCTGAATGCTCCCGGCACGAGGCTGCTGGAGAACGCACCGGTGCGCGGGCGTGCGGTACCGATGATCCTGATCAACGGCTCCCGGGTAGCAGTCATTGACGCGCGCCTGCTGCCGGACTGGATCCATGAGGACCTGACCGGGGATCTGGCCGTTGACGGTGAGAAGGTCATACCGAACATCGACACAAGCATTGCCGGTGACGTCTCCGCGGTGCGGGCCCATGTCCGCAGCGTACGCGGCTGGCTCATCATCCACCCCTCGGACCGGGGCAGCGCGGAACTGAAGCCGGTACGCGGTGTGGAAGTGCGGGCCTCCTCCCCTGGTGCGGCGCTAGAGGAGATCGGCAGCTGGCTTGCCGGCACCCGCAGCCCGGGCGTCCTGGACCCTGACCTGGCATACCGGGTCATGCGCGGAAGCCTCCCCGCCCTCCGGTAG
- a CDS encoding MBL fold metallo-hydrolase — MKHRADASPIEFADGVYLAQGPGSNWVIIRGISGFTIIDGGYPADLPLVLDSIRRLGLSPADARAMLITHAHTDHTGAAQYFSDEFGTPILSSPGEHNSLLGREKYQVTVVSALPYLWRPAVFSWAIHAVRAGGTAPNSISAAEVWTEERLRELPGSPLPVMTPGHTAYHLPGLGVLVSGDALVTGHAISGLGGPQMLHRMFHHDLKGARSALDLIAAVDATVLLPGHGPGLMGTPAALVAATTR, encoded by the coding sequence ATCAAACACCGAGCAGACGCATCACCGATTGAGTTCGCCGACGGGGTCTACCTCGCCCAGGGACCCGGATCCAACTGGGTCATCATCCGCGGCATCAGTGGGTTCACCATCATCGACGGCGGCTACCCTGCCGACCTGCCCCTCGTTCTTGACTCGATCAGGCGCCTCGGGCTCTCGCCGGCCGACGCCCGGGCGATGCTCATCACCCACGCGCACACCGACCATACGGGCGCCGCACAGTACTTCTCCGACGAGTTCGGAACACCGATCCTCTCCAGCCCAGGTGAACACAATTCACTGCTGGGCAGGGAGAAATACCAGGTCACAGTCGTGTCCGCGCTGCCCTACCTGTGGCGCCCGGCCGTGTTTTCCTGGGCCATCCATGCAGTCAGGGCCGGCGGGACCGCACCGAACAGCATCAGTGCCGCGGAGGTCTGGACCGAGGAGCGCCTGCGGGAGCTGCCGGGTTCACCGCTTCCGGTCATGACACCCGGGCATACTGCATACCACCTGCCCGGTTTAGGGGTTCTGGTCTCCGGAGACGCATTAGTCACCGGGCATGCCATCAGTGGGCTTGGGGGCCCGCAGATGCTCCACCGCATGTTCCACCACGACCTTAAGGGAGCCCGTTCGGCCCTTGACCTGATTGCTGCCGTCGACGCGACGGTCCTGCTTCCCGGTCACGGACCAGGGCTCATGGGCACGCCGGCGGCACTCGTCGCAGCAACAACGCGCTAA